A genomic stretch from Arachis stenosperma cultivar V10309 chromosome 3, arast.V10309.gnm1.PFL2, whole genome shotgun sequence includes:
- the LOC130970275 gene encoding putative disease resistance RPP13-like protein 3 isoform X2, which yields MADGVVSFLLENLSQLLATEAKLLCGLEGRIRSLHSELEIINVLLKSFEGKRNKKEMEQVVANQIRDAAQEAEDVIDIFVANVAMHKRRSNLGRMFHGVSHTKLLHDVAEKIETIKATLSDIRENKIKYDVFQQESESSSTREDEERIQLLHKRRRDVEEHDVVGFVRESKTVIQLLSEKGSRSNVVSIIGMGGLGKTTLARKVYNSDEVKAYFNCRAWVYVSNDCRVNDLLLGILNCLMPNPEYECSSKKKGKKKKRKEKPRDLNTLSEDELKQIVQDCLKKKRYLLVLDDLWKAQDWDEVQDAFPNNNNGLLAHKEKSYREWSKVVGHVNWYLTQDESQVKDIVLKLSYDNLPRRLKPCFLYLGIFPEDYEIPVRQLLELWVAEGFIQQSGTRYPEEVAEDYLYELIERSLVQVAQIKSFSGGVKTCRIHDLLRDLCISESKEDKLFEICMDNNILARRQPHRLSLHCNVPHYVSSSNNDHSVVRSMFCFNQDYHFTPSNWKRLFKSFKSVRVLDLGSNHCLKVPSNLSLFIHLRYLRIYSQHTHIIPNSICMLQNLQTLDIAGPCRMVVLISFPNELWKLKQLRHLHTIRPILLRGNHHSRAVAEVMWNLQTISSIALNRQVAYLFEKGSFPKLQKLGLLISSGKKGELHTLLPILQQLSHLNKLRVSFEWKKSEVHSSARNHMEWHIGCKPHELLQSLQQLTSLSSLKIINAWDLPTCPVAFPPCITKLTLSGITCMNEDGMNAMGSLTRLRILRLYGGYSSNDSFEINCSASNGFPQLQVFEMKKLKVHNWKLAKAAMPYLQYLLIDFCRQLDDLPNELWSLIALRQVHVLRPSEALSLKLKDIEMKDGCELIIREGNSYFYGI from the exons ATGGCAGATGGTGTGGTTTCCTTCCTTCTAGAAAACTTGTCCCAGCTGCTGGCAACTGAAGCCAAGCTACTATGTGGTTTGGAAGGTAGAATCAGATCCCTCCACAGTGAGCTCGAAATTATAAACGTGCTCCTCAAAAGCTTCGAAGGGAAGAGGAACAAGAAAGAAATGGAGCAAGTAGTTGCCAACCAAATCAGAGATGCTGCTCAGGAAGCTGAGGATGTCATCGACATCTTCGTTGCCAACGTGGCCATGCACAAGAGGAGATCCAACCTAGGGAGAATGTTCCATGGTGTTTCCCACACAAAGCTGCTTCATGATGTTGCTGAGAAAATAGAAACCATAAAAGCCACTCTTAGTGATATACGTGAGAACAAGATCAAGTATGATGTCTTCCAACAAGAAAGTGAATCATCGTCGACAAGAGAAGATGAGGAGAGGATTCAGTTGCTGCACAAGAGGAGAAGAGATGTGGAGGAACATGATGTAGTTGGTTTCGTCCGGGAATCCAAGACAGTTATCCAGCTCCTTAGTGAAAAGGGATCAAGGAGCAATGTTGTCTCCATCATTGGTATGGGTGGGTTGGGCAAAACCACCCTTGCTCGAAAGGTCTATAACAGCGATGAGGTGAAGGCATATTTCAATTGTCGTGCATGGGTTTATGTTTCAAATGATTGTAGAGTTAACGATCTTCTACTTGGCATTCTCAATTGTTTGATGCCCAACCCCGAATATGAGTGTAGTAGCAAAAAgaagggaaaaaagaaaaagagaaaagagaaaccAAGAGACCTTAATACTTTAAGCGAGGATGAACTGAAGCAAATAGTGCAGGactgcttgaagaagaagaggtaTCTACTAGTCCTTGATGACTTGTGGAAAGCTCAAGATTGGGATGAGGTACAAGATGCTTTTccaaacaataataatg GGCTTCTTGCACATAAGGAGAAGTCATACCGAGAATGGTCCAAAGTGGTAGGACATGTTAACTGGTATCTCACTCAAGATGAATCCCAAGTCAAGGACATCGTACTCAAACTCAGTTACGACAACTTGCCCAGAAGATTAAAACCATGTTTCCTGTATCTTGGGATCTTCCCTGAAGACTATGAGATACCTGTTAGGCAACTGCTTGAACTATGGGTTGCTGAGGGATTTATACAACAATCTGGGACCAGATATCCTGAGGAAGTTGCTGAAGATTATTTGTATGAGCTCATTGAACGTAGTTTGGTTCAAGTAGCACAAATCAAGAGTTTTAGTGGAGGTGTCAAAACATGTCGCATCCATGATCTTCTTCGAGATCTGTGCATTTCTGAGAGCAAAGAAGACAAGCTATTTGAAATTTGCATGGATAATAACATTTTGGCAAGAAGACAACCTCACAGGCTATCTCTTCATTGCAATGTGCCTCACTATGTTTCTTCAAGCAACAATGACCATTCAGTTGTACGTTCTATGTTTTGCTTTAACCAAGACTATCATTTTACTCCAAGCAACTGGAAACGGCTTTTCAAATCCTTCAAATCTGTTCGAGTATTAGATTTGGGCAGCAACCATTGTCTAAAGGTCCCTTCTAATTTGAGTTTATTTATCCATTTAAGGTATCTAAGAATATACTCGCAACATACCCACATCATTCCAAATTCTATATGCATGCTTCAGAATCTACAGACACTGGACATAGCAGGGCCTTGTAGGATGGTTGTCTTGATTTCTTTCCCCAATGAACTATGGAAACTAAAACAACTAAGGCACTTGCATACAATTAGGCCCATATTGCTACGTGGCAACCATCATTCAAGAGCAGTCGCTGAAGTTATGTGGAATCTTCAAACCATTTCTTCCATTGCACTCAATAGGCAAGTAGCATATCTATTTGAGAAAGGAAGCTTTCCAAAGCTTCAAAAGTTGGGTTTGCTAATCTCCTCAGGCAAGAAGGGGGAACTGCACACACTGTTGCCAATCCTACAACAATTAAGTCATCTGAATAAGTTACGAGTTTCCTTTGAATGGAAGAAGTCAGAAGTGCATTCATCCGCAAGAAACCACATGGAATGGCACATTGGATGCAAGCCACATGAACTGTTACAAAGCCTGCAACAGTTAACTAGTCTGAGTTCATTGAAAATTATCAATGCTTGGGACCTTCCAACATGTCCTGTTGCATTTCCTCCATGCATTACAAAGCTAACTCTGTCAGGCATCACTTGCATGAATGAGGATGGGATGAATGCCATGGGAAGTCTCACTAGACTTCGAATTTTGAGATTATATGGGGGATATTCTTCAAATGATTCCTTTGAGATTAATTGTTCTGCAAGTAATGGATTCCCACAGCTGCAAGTGTTCGAGATGAAAAAGTTGAAAGTTCATAACTGGAAATTAGCCAAGGCTGCAATGCCATACCTTCAGTACTTGCTGATCGATTTTTGTCGACAGTTGGATGATCTCCCAAATGAATTGTGGTCTTTGATTGCCCTGAGACAAGTGCATGTTTTGCGACCCTCTGAAGCATTGTCTCTCAAACTAAAAGATATTGAAATGAAGGATGGGTGTGAGCTCATAATCAGAGAGGGTAATTCCTATTTCTATGGAATTTAG
- the LOC130970275 gene encoding disease resistance protein RPP13-like isoform X1: protein MADGVVSFLLENLSQLLATEAKLLCGLEGRIRSLHSELEIINVLLKSFEGKRNKKEMEQVVANQIRDAAQEAEDVIDIFVANVAMHKRRSNLGRMFHGVSHTKLLHDVAEKIETIKATLSDIRENKIKYDVFQQESESSSTREDEERIQLLHKRRRDVEEHDVVGFVRESKTVIQLLSEKGSRSNVVSIIGMGGLGKTTLARKVYNSDEVKAYFNCRAWVYVSNDCRVNDLLLGILNCLMPNPEYECSSKKKGKKKKRKEKPRDLNTLSEDELKQIVQDCLKKKRYLLVLDDLWKAQDWDEVQDAFPNNNNGSKILITSRLKEVAIHTSQDPPFYLQLLTDEESWELFSKRVFRGEELPFDLEDLGKQIVKSCHGLPLSLVVLAGLLAHKEKSYREWSKVVGHVNWYLTQDESQVKDIVLKLSYDNLPRRLKPCFLYLGIFPEDYEIPVRQLLELWVAEGFIQQSGTRYPEEVAEDYLYELIERSLVQVAQIKSFSGGVKTCRIHDLLRDLCISESKEDKLFEICMDNNILARRQPHRLSLHCNVPHYVSSSNNDHSVVRSMFCFNQDYHFTPSNWKRLFKSFKSVRVLDLGSNHCLKVPSNLSLFIHLRYLRIYSQHTHIIPNSICMLQNLQTLDIAGPCRMVVLISFPNELWKLKQLRHLHTIRPILLRGNHHSRAVAEVMWNLQTISSIALNRQVAYLFEKGSFPKLQKLGLLISSGKKGELHTLLPILQQLSHLNKLRVSFEWKKSEVHSSARNHMEWHIGCKPHELLQSLQQLTSLSSLKIINAWDLPTCPVAFPPCITKLTLSGITCMNEDGMNAMGSLTRLRILRLYGGYSSNDSFEINCSASNGFPQLQVFEMKKLKVHNWKLAKAAMPYLQYLLIDFCRQLDDLPNELWSLIALRQVHVLRPSEALSLKLKDIEMKDGCELIIREGNSYFYGI from the coding sequence ATGGCAGATGGTGTGGTTTCCTTCCTTCTAGAAAACTTGTCCCAGCTGCTGGCAACTGAAGCCAAGCTACTATGTGGTTTGGAAGGTAGAATCAGATCCCTCCACAGTGAGCTCGAAATTATAAACGTGCTCCTCAAAAGCTTCGAAGGGAAGAGGAACAAGAAAGAAATGGAGCAAGTAGTTGCCAACCAAATCAGAGATGCTGCTCAGGAAGCTGAGGATGTCATCGACATCTTCGTTGCCAACGTGGCCATGCACAAGAGGAGATCCAACCTAGGGAGAATGTTCCATGGTGTTTCCCACACAAAGCTGCTTCATGATGTTGCTGAGAAAATAGAAACCATAAAAGCCACTCTTAGTGATATACGTGAGAACAAGATCAAGTATGATGTCTTCCAACAAGAAAGTGAATCATCGTCGACAAGAGAAGATGAGGAGAGGATTCAGTTGCTGCACAAGAGGAGAAGAGATGTGGAGGAACATGATGTAGTTGGTTTCGTCCGGGAATCCAAGACAGTTATCCAGCTCCTTAGTGAAAAGGGATCAAGGAGCAATGTTGTCTCCATCATTGGTATGGGTGGGTTGGGCAAAACCACCCTTGCTCGAAAGGTCTATAACAGCGATGAGGTGAAGGCATATTTCAATTGTCGTGCATGGGTTTATGTTTCAAATGATTGTAGAGTTAACGATCTTCTACTTGGCATTCTCAATTGTTTGATGCCCAACCCCGAATATGAGTGTAGTAGCAAAAAgaagggaaaaaagaaaaagagaaaagagaaaccAAGAGACCTTAATACTTTAAGCGAGGATGAACTGAAGCAAATAGTGCAGGactgcttgaagaagaagaggtaTCTACTAGTCCTTGATGACTTGTGGAAAGCTCAAGATTGGGATGAGGTACAAGATGCTTTTccaaacaataataatggtaGTAAAATACTAATTACAAGTCGTTTGAAAGAGGTGGCTATCCACACTAGTCAAGATCCTCCTTTCTATCTTCAATTACTTACTGATGAAGAAAGTTGGGAACTCTTCTCCAAGAGAGTTTTTCGTGGAGAAGAGCTCCCATTTGATCTAGAGGATCTAGGCAAACAAATAGTCAAAAGTTGTCATGGTTTGCCACTTTCCCTTGTTGTTTTGGCAGGGCTTCTTGCACATAAGGAGAAGTCATACCGAGAATGGTCCAAAGTGGTAGGACATGTTAACTGGTATCTCACTCAAGATGAATCCCAAGTCAAGGACATCGTACTCAAACTCAGTTACGACAACTTGCCCAGAAGATTAAAACCATGTTTCCTGTATCTTGGGATCTTCCCTGAAGACTATGAGATACCTGTTAGGCAACTGCTTGAACTATGGGTTGCTGAGGGATTTATACAACAATCTGGGACCAGATATCCTGAGGAAGTTGCTGAAGATTATTTGTATGAGCTCATTGAACGTAGTTTGGTTCAAGTAGCACAAATCAAGAGTTTTAGTGGAGGTGTCAAAACATGTCGCATCCATGATCTTCTTCGAGATCTGTGCATTTCTGAGAGCAAAGAAGACAAGCTATTTGAAATTTGCATGGATAATAACATTTTGGCAAGAAGACAACCTCACAGGCTATCTCTTCATTGCAATGTGCCTCACTATGTTTCTTCAAGCAACAATGACCATTCAGTTGTACGTTCTATGTTTTGCTTTAACCAAGACTATCATTTTACTCCAAGCAACTGGAAACGGCTTTTCAAATCCTTCAAATCTGTTCGAGTATTAGATTTGGGCAGCAACCATTGTCTAAAGGTCCCTTCTAATTTGAGTTTATTTATCCATTTAAGGTATCTAAGAATATACTCGCAACATACCCACATCATTCCAAATTCTATATGCATGCTTCAGAATCTACAGACACTGGACATAGCAGGGCCTTGTAGGATGGTTGTCTTGATTTCTTTCCCCAATGAACTATGGAAACTAAAACAACTAAGGCACTTGCATACAATTAGGCCCATATTGCTACGTGGCAACCATCATTCAAGAGCAGTCGCTGAAGTTATGTGGAATCTTCAAACCATTTCTTCCATTGCACTCAATAGGCAAGTAGCATATCTATTTGAGAAAGGAAGCTTTCCAAAGCTTCAAAAGTTGGGTTTGCTAATCTCCTCAGGCAAGAAGGGGGAACTGCACACACTGTTGCCAATCCTACAACAATTAAGTCATCTGAATAAGTTACGAGTTTCCTTTGAATGGAAGAAGTCAGAAGTGCATTCATCCGCAAGAAACCACATGGAATGGCACATTGGATGCAAGCCACATGAACTGTTACAAAGCCTGCAACAGTTAACTAGTCTGAGTTCATTGAAAATTATCAATGCTTGGGACCTTCCAACATGTCCTGTTGCATTTCCTCCATGCATTACAAAGCTAACTCTGTCAGGCATCACTTGCATGAATGAGGATGGGATGAATGCCATGGGAAGTCTCACTAGACTTCGAATTTTGAGATTATATGGGGGATATTCTTCAAATGATTCCTTTGAGATTAATTGTTCTGCAAGTAATGGATTCCCACAGCTGCAAGTGTTCGAGATGAAAAAGTTGAAAGTTCATAACTGGAAATTAGCCAAGGCTGCAATGCCATACCTTCAGTACTTGCTGATCGATTTTTGTCGACAGTTGGATGATCTCCCAAATGAATTGTGGTCTTTGATTGCCCTGAGACAAGTGCATGTTTTGCGACCCTCTGAAGCATTGTCTCTCAAACTAAAAGATATTGAAATGAAGGATGGGTGTGAGCTCATAATCAGAGAGGGTAATTCCTATTTCTATGGAATTTAG